One genomic window of Desulfobacterales bacterium includes the following:
- a CDS encoding MMPL family transporter has protein sequence MKKSIIDKVSSLLINKKWYLVIFLVLFAIFGSIAFKNFAIDNSLEIWFLEDDITLINYNEFKKIYGNDEVILIWVKPETNLYNPDFITKLYDITKKIESHDLIKRVLSIANIPYIDSKEGELIVEDIVEKNPSQGFNVEEYKKRIHSNPLWEKLLLNKDMTATIVMVEPIATHNMDAERPKILSFVKDCFQGLNFKMAGVGVIYEELNRITMRDNGLFTPVAYLVIILLLFLVFRRLSVVLATTLTLILTTTILLEIFFMFKQSLNMISAVLPTLVIIISISDIIHIFMHYEKTPFDKNESRLKRNLNYVIAPCLFTSLTTSIGLLSLATSPMAILRYYGIFAAIGVMIAFFVSVIICSFVLSYVEKRELNKYVEVLKKKDYLDIFLSKLNLFVQKRYVTILIIGFIITIIGFIGVLKLKVDTYSIDFLLDSNKVKINSKFFEKDYGYYTPIEVRIKPKGKDGVKDPEFLKKVVMLQNELDKEKMIEKSTSLIDVVKQLNKVLTDNAEESYKIPDTKEAVAQELLLYEMDKDNDLSYFVTLDYSELRLTVKSPSVSARKVKEITDSIILKANNIFQGSADVILGGYMPLYERLIDYLMKSQIESFLLAFIFIFITMGILFRSFKIILMGIIPNMAPIIFTLGFMGWAKINLDIATVTIAAIAIGIAVDDTIHFIFMYQKARSNNLSIRDSIEETLKISGKAMITTSVLLMIGYLVLTLASIKVVIYFGLLISITMFSALMCDLVLLPSILLVFEKEKK, from the coding sequence ATGAAAAAAAGTATAATTGATAAAGTATCAAGCCTGCTTATTAATAAAAAATGGTATTTGGTAATATTTTTAGTATTGTTTGCGATCTTTGGGTCTATTGCTTTTAAAAATTTTGCAATAGATAATTCTCTTGAAATTTGGTTTTTGGAAGATGATATTACCCTTATTAATTACAATGAATTTAAAAAAATTTATGGCAATGATGAAGTCATCTTAATTTGGGTAAAACCTGAAACTAATTTATATAACCCAGATTTTATTACTAAATTATATGATATAACAAAAAAAATTGAGTCCCACGATCTTATAAAAAGAGTATTGTCGATTGCTAATATTCCTTATATTGATTCTAAAGAAGGCGAACTTATAGTTGAAGATATAGTTGAAAAGAATCCTTCCCAAGGATTTAATGTTGAAGAATATAAAAAGCGAATACACTCTAATCCATTATGGGAAAAACTCCTTTTAAATAAGGACATGACAGCAACAATAGTCATGGTTGAACCGATAGCTACCCATAATATGGATGCAGAAAGGCCTAAAATATTAAGTTTTGTTAAAGACTGCTTTCAAGGCTTAAATTTTAAAATGGCTGGAGTTGGCGTTATTTATGAAGAATTAAACAGAATAACTATGAGGGATAATGGTTTATTTACTCCTGTTGCCTATCTTGTAATTATTCTTCTTTTATTTTTAGTTTTTAGAAGGTTATCGGTTGTTCTTGCAACTACACTTACTTTAATTTTAACCACCACAATTCTTTTAGAAATATTTTTTATGTTTAAGCAGAGTCTTAATATGATATCTGCCGTTTTACCAACATTGGTTATTATTATATCCATATCTGATATAATTCACATATTCATGCATTACGAAAAAACGCCTTTTGATAAAAATGAAAGCCGCTTAAAAAGGAACCTTAATTATGTTATAGCTCCATGCCTTTTTACATCACTCACTACATCAATAGGCCTTCTTTCATTAGCTACAAGCCCAATGGCTATTTTAAGATATTACGGCATATTTGCAGCTATTGGAGTTATGATAGCATTTTTTGTATCCGTTATTATATGTTCATTTGTTTTATCCTATGTTGAAAAAAGAGAGCTAAATAAATATGTAGAAGTTCTCAAAAAAAAGGATTATTTGGATATTTTTCTTTCCAAACTGAATTTATTTGTTCAAAAAAGATATGTAACAATATTAATTATTGGATTTATTATAACAATTATAGGTTTTATAGGAGTTTTAAAGCTTAAAGTTGATACTTATAGTATAGATTTTCTTTTAGATAGTAATAAAGTAAAAATAAATTCTAAGTTTTTTGAAAAAGACTATGGATATTATACTCCAATTGAAGTTAGGATTAAGCCAAAAGGCAAAGACGGAGTAAAAGACCCTGAATTTTTGAAAAAAGTTGTAATGCTACAAAATGAACTTGATAAAGAAAAAATGATTGAGAAATCAACATCCCTTATTGATGTAGTAAAACAGCTTAATAAGGTTCTTACAGACAACGCTGAAGAATCTTATAAAATCCCTGATACTAAAGAAGCTGTAGCTCAAGAGCTTCTTTTATATGAAATGGATAAGGACAATGATCTTTCATATTTTGTTACATTAGATTATTCAGAACTCAGATTAACTGTGAAAAGTCCTTCTGTTAGCGCCAGAAAAGTAAAAGAAATAACGGATAGTATAATATTAAAAGCCAATAATATATTTCAAGGCAGTGCGGATGTGATATTAGGCGGCTATATGCCTTTATATGAAAGGCTCATAGATTATCTTATGAAAAGCCAAATTGAAAGCTTTCTTCTTGCATTTATTTTTATTTTTATTACCATGGGAATCTTGTTTAGATCTTTTAAAATAATATTAATGGGCATTATTCCTAATATGGCTCCTATAATTTTTACTCTTGGATTTATGGGATGGGCTAAAATAAATCTTGATATAGCTACTGTAACAATTGCCGCAATTGCAATAGGTATTGCTGTTGATGATACAATCCATTTTATATTTATGTATCAAAAAGCAAGATCAAATAATCTTTCTATACGTGATTCTATAGAAGAAACTCTTAAAATATCTGGAAAAGCTATGATTACTACAAGTGTGCTACTTATGATTGGATACCTTGTATTAACTCTTGCGAGTATAAAAGTAGTTATATATTTTGGCTTGCTGATTAGCATTACAATGTTTTCAGCCCTTATGTGTGATTTAGTGCTTTTGCCTTCAATTCTTTTGGTGTTTGAAAAAGAAAAAAAATAA
- a CDS encoding TrkA family potassium uptake protein: MPNRFQVGIIGLGKFGYRFGRTLIQLDQDVIGVDTDPENIKRAQQIFTQVYQADAMDKKVLEQLGFKEMTHVLVSVGDSIAASAMISMYLKELGVPSVWVKGINNDHEKLLRRIGVDEVIIPEHIAAVQLANRLAKPGFIDYLPFEKGVAIKELIVKQFAGKTLREINLTNQFQVQVIATKKNGSLNFKFIPKADDVLEKEDILVVIGHSKRLEQIKP; this comes from the coding sequence ATGCCTAATCGATTTCAAGTAGGAATAATAGGGCTGGGTAAGTTTGGATATAGGTTTGGTAGGACATTGATTCAGCTTGATCAAGATGTTATAGGTGTTGATACTGATCCTGAAAATATAAAAAGAGCGCAACAAATTTTTACCCAGGTTTATCAAGCTGATGCTATGGATAAAAAAGTTTTAGAGCAGTTAGGATTTAAAGAAATGACCCATGTCCTTGTAAGCGTTGGAGATTCCATTGCTGCGAGCGCAATGATTTCAATGTATCTTAAAGAGCTTGGAGTGCCATCAGTATGGGTTAAAGGTATAAATAATGACCATGAAAAACTTCTAAGAAGAATAGGTGTTGATGAAGTTATTATTCCTGAACATATCGCCGCTGTTCAACTTGCAAATAGACTTGCAAAACCAGGTTTTATTGACTATCTTCCCTTTGAAAAAGGGGTTGCAATTAAAGAGCTTATTGTGAAACAATTTGCTGGAAAAACTTTAAGGGAGATTAATCTAACAAATCAATTTCAAGTTCAAGTTATTGCTACAAAAAAAAATGGCTCCCTAAATTTTAAATTTATACCTAAAGCTGATGATGTATTAGAAAAGGAGGATATTCTTGTAGTGATTGGCCATAGTAAAAGGCTTGAGCAAATTAAGCCGTAA
- a CDS encoding outer membrane beta-barrel protein yields MKKELNIHFSKGHRQHHIKKMLLVLILMCGLIIASPALAEDNVYTVIGVKTWYCSWDLGGSYKSQQSFLMGPSLKIAKDNFFCGVTYLISLNDYEFDKSVSVSRSDLDLMMGYMLHPRIGLVTGYKAIETKIDSNNTNIANQNYTSPVFGVTTNYPISLGSLDFILTANLNYLPVSIMHYNKQEKKSTDWGDNNNGYSGEAGIAFMIGDNIAINTGLKYQLFKWINGSNDKFKGITLSLDYRF; encoded by the coding sequence ATGAAAAAGGAATTAAATATCCATTTTTCAAAAGGCCATCGCCAGCATCACATAAAAAAAATGCTATTAGTTTTAATTCTAATGTGCGGATTAATAATCGCATCACCTGCATTAGCTGAAGATAATGTTTATACGGTTATCGGTGTTAAAACATGGTATTGCAGTTGGGATCTTGGAGGTAGTTATAAATCTCAACAATCATTTCTTATGGGACCAAGCCTTAAAATAGCAAAAGATAATTTCTTTTGTGGAGTGACATATCTTATATCTCTTAATGATTATGAATTTGATAAATCAGTTTCTGTATCGAGATCAGATTTAGATCTTATGATGGGATATATGCTTCATCCAAGAATAGGTTTGGTAACAGGATATAAAGCCATTGAGACAAAGATAGATTCAAACAATACAAACATCGCAAATCAAAATTATACATCCCCTGTCTTTGGAGTTACCACGAATTATCCTATTTCTTTAGGAAGTTTAGATTTTATATTAACAGCAAATCTAAATTATTTACCAGTTAGTATAATGCATTACAATAAACAAGAAAAGAAGTCTACTGATTGGGGTGATAATAATAATGGCTATAGTGGAGAAGCTGGAATAGCCTTTATGATTGGCGATAACATAGCTATAAATACAGGCTTAAAATATCAATTATTTAAATGGATAAACGGAAGCAATGATAAATTTAAAGGAATTACTTTATCTTTAGATTATAGATTTTAA
- a CDS encoding response regulator: MLLMKKISIRLILLVIIILPLNSYAEDYKVTFMNEQYNEEYIKGGPQVKIYHTFEVKTPFGIRLLILNGEDYLYRKWLREQVKDNNNLLIQISDNKVDDFKKDMAFPIDIAYVHPIVEPKVDKVNKNGDNDKISTNEIKSDEKKKKTADNTHIMLINKDEQEITIIKNMLEHLGYNVTIAKNSSEGIDIFKKDSKKFDVILMDQSLPDMTGMQLAKKFDEIKPDIPVILSTAFVVSLKMSGVSVKNVKGFISKPVNIKELQEVLNKVTN; encoded by the coding sequence ATGCTACTTATGAAAAAAATATCAATAAGGCTTATTTTATTAGTTATAATTATTTTGCCATTAAATTCTTATGCAGAAGATTATAAAGTTACTTTTATGAATGAGCAATATAATGAGGAATATATAAAAGGCGGGCCTCAAGTGAAGATTTACCATACATTTGAAGTAAAAACTCCGTTTGGCATTAGGCTTCTCATATTAAATGGAGAAGATTATTTATATCGAAAATGGCTAAGAGAACAGGTAAAAGATAATAACAACCTTTTAATCCAAATTTCCGATAATAAGGTTGACGATTTTAAAAAGGATATGGCATTTCCTATTGATATAGCTTATGTGCATCCTATTGTTGAACCTAAAGTTGATAAAGTTAATAAAAATGGAGATAATGATAAAATTTCTACAAACGAAATAAAATCCGACGAAAAAAAGAAAAAAACTGCTGATAATACACATATAATGCTCATAAACAAGGATGAACAAGAAATTACTATCATTAAGAATATGCTTGAACATTTAGGGTATAACGTTACTATTGCAAAAAACAGCTCAGAAGGGATAGATATTTTTAAAAAAGATTCAAAAAAATTCGACGTGATACTTATGGATCAAAGCCTGCCCGACATGACGGGTATGCAGCTTGCTAAAAAGTTTGATGAAATAAAACCAGATATTCCTGTAATTCTTTCTACAGCTTTTGTAGTATCATTAAAAATGTCAGGAGTTTCTGTAAAAAATGTAAAAGGCTTTATATCTAAGCCTGTTAATATAAAAGAGCTTCAGGAGGTATTAAATAAAGTGACTAATTAA
- a CDS encoding potassium transporter TrkH → MKRKILSPFSLPIFYFGSVILVGAFFLRSSTNNNSYLSWIDAIFTATSATCVTGLAVVDTGTFFNTTGHIIILILIQLGGLGIMTFTSLIFYLRNRRVSLTDRIAVGQSLLHDPAFNIGKFLIQIFAWTFLIEIIGAGLIYIKAPYGFSPFSALFHSISAFCNAGFSLHSDSLIAYQGDIGINFIFIMLIVLGGIGFSVLTEVIPYSIKKIRDPKKKSIKLSWYSSVVIRTSLFLIISGAILIYIFENIGNKHYHGFRYAVLSSIFQSVSCRTAGFNSLDISQMTNVSLLIMMILMVIGGAPGSCAGGVKVTTFRVILAFIFAQLKGQKQSIIGKFAVDEGTLNKALMLTVFSVIIIMSSIIFLNITEGGRVPHIEARGLNTEIAFEVVSAFGTVGLTTGLTPKLSFFGKIVITILMFIGRLGPILFLSAIKNFQEDKLYLLPQENMLIG, encoded by the coding sequence ATGAAAAGAAAGATTCTATCTCCTTTTTCTTTACCAATATTTTATTTTGGATCAGTTATATTGGTAGGGGCTTTTTTTTTAAGAAGCTCCACCAATAATAATTCTTATTTATCTTGGATAGATGCAATATTTACAGCTACTTCCGCTACATGCGTTACAGGCCTTGCTGTTGTTGATACAGGAACTTTTTTTAATACGACAGGTCATATAATAATATTAATTTTAATCCAATTAGGCGGACTTGGAATAATGACGTTTACAAGCCTGATATTTTATTTAAGGAATAGAAGGGTATCGTTAACAGATAGGATCGCTGTAGGCCAAAGTCTACTCCATGATCCAGCATTTAATATTGGTAAATTCTTAATTCAAATTTTTGCATGGACTTTTCTTATCGAGATCATAGGCGCAGGACTAATCTATATTAAAGCGCCTTATGGATTTTCTCCATTTTCGGCCTTGTTTCATTCAATTTCAGCCTTTTGCAATGCAGGATTTTCTTTGCATAGCGATAGTTTAATTGCCTACCAAGGAGATATTGGCATCAATTTCATTTTTATTATGCTTATTGTTCTTGGAGGCATAGGATTTTCAGTCTTAACAGAAGTTATACCTTATTCAATAAAAAAAATACGGGATCCTAAAAAAAAATCCATAAAGCTTAGCTGGTATTCAAGTGTAGTTATAAGAACAAGCCTTTTTCTTATAATTTCAGGAGCGATATTAATATATATTTTTGAAAATATTGGCAATAAACATTACCATGGGTTTAGATATGCTGTTCTCTCAAGTATTTTCCAGTCAGTATCTTGTCGTACGGCCGGATTTAATTCATTAGATATAAGTCAAATGACTAATGTATCACTTCTAATAATGATGATTTTAATGGTAATTGGCGGAGCACCTGGGTCCTGCGCTGGAGGAGTTAAAGTTACAACTTTTAGGGTTATTTTAGCTTTTATATTTGCTCAACTAAAAGGCCAAAAACAATCAATAATTGGAAAATTTGCCGTTGACGAAGGTACTTTGAATAAAGCATTGATGCTTACGGTATTTTCAGTTATCATAATTATGTCTTCTATAATTTTTTTAAACATAACTGAAGGTGGAAGGGTCCCGCATATAGAAGCAAGAGGGCTTAACACTGAAATTGCTTTTGAAGTCGTTTCTGCTTTTGGAACTGTTGGTTTAACTACTGGTCTTACTCCTAAGCTAAGTTTTTTTGGAAAAATTGTTATTACTATTCTTATGTTTATTGGAAGGCTTGGACCAATACTATTTTTATCTGCTATAAAAAATTTTCAAGAAGATAAGCTATACTTGCTTCCCCAAGAAAATATGCTTATTGGATAA
- a CDS encoding outer membrane lipoprotein-sorting protein: protein MKRGILIILCLLLTLNIAAAETLSGYDIAKKCYDVDDGDDIRAVTIMEITRPDGRTIKRNFDTFRKDFGDDDRALAIFKAPEDVKGTSFLSWMNRDRDNDQWLYMPALRKITRISSSNKNASFMGSDFSYEEVDKRPLNKDDFKLLREEQFDGNDCYVLEFTAKDKEETFPKRIAWVKKDNFISVKVESYDSSGNLAKVFTVSRLKEIDGVWTVLSCKMEDLRTKGYTTMELSNVKYNTGLSDRMFQKESLGR, encoded by the coding sequence ATGAAAAGAGGAATATTAATTATTTTATGTTTATTATTAACGCTGAATATTGCTGCGGCAGAAACATTAAGTGGTTATGATATAGCTAAAAAATGCTATGATGTTGATGATGGTGATGATATAAGAGCTGTTACTATTATGGAAATAACTAGACCTGATGGACGAACAATTAAAAGAAATTTTGACACATTCAGAAAAGATTTTGGAGATGATGATAGAGCTCTTGCTATATTCAAAGCACCAGAAGATGTAAAAGGTACCTCTTTTTTAAGCTGGATGAACAGAGACAGAGATAATGACCAATGGCTATATATGCCCGCTCTTCGTAAAATAACAAGAATAAGTTCATCAAATAAGAACGCAAGTTTTATGGGAAGTGATTTTTCCTATGAAGAAGTAGACAAAAGACCTCTTAACAAAGATGACTTCAAACTTCTTAGAGAAGAACAATTTGATGGGAATGATTGTTATGTATTAGAATTTACAGCGAAAGATAAAGAAGAAACTTTTCCAAAAAGAATTGCCTGGGTTAAAAAAGATAATTTTATATCTGTAAAGGTTGAATCCTATGACTCATCAGGAAATCTTGCGAAAGTATTTACAGTATCAAGGCTAAAAGAAATAGATGGTGTTTGGACAGTATTATCATGTAAAATGGAGGATTTACGAACTAAAGGTTACACAACTATGGAACTTTCAAATGTTAAATACAATACTGGACTTTCTGACAGAATGTTCCAAAAAGAATCTTTAGGAAGATAG